In Kaistella faecalis, a genomic segment contains:
- a CDS encoding M42 family metallopeptidase produces the protein MKKENKSLKFLEQYLNTASPTGYEHNGQKVWMEYIKPYVDQIEFDHYGTCYGIINPEAEFKVVIEAHADEISWYVNYITDDGLIYVIRNGGSDQMIAPSKVVNIHGEKGIVKGVFGWPAIHTRGISSNEPVPKLENIFIDCGATTKQEVEDLGVFVGCMITYPDEFFELNDKYFVCRALDNRIGGYMIAEVARMVHENKDQLPFGLYITNSVQEEVGLYGADMIADTIKPNIAIITDVTHDTTTPMIEKKKEGDQKCGAGPVVFFAPSVHHVIRELIVETAKAKDIPFQRAAASRATGTDTDAFAHSNGGVPSALISLPLRYMHTTVEMVSKEDVSNVIKLIYETLLKIKPDMNLKYH, from the coding sequence ATGAAAAAAGAAAATAAATCATTAAAATTTTTAGAACAGTATTTAAACACTGCCTCACCAACAGGTTACGAACATAACGGACAGAAAGTCTGGATGGAATATATAAAACCTTATGTGGACCAAATTGAGTTTGATCATTACGGAACCTGCTATGGCATCATCAATCCTGAGGCAGAATTTAAAGTTGTAATTGAAGCTCACGCCGATGAAATTTCGTGGTACGTTAATTATATTACCGATGACGGTTTAATCTACGTGATCCGGAACGGAGGCTCAGACCAGATGATTGCACCGTCGAAGGTCGTGAATATTCATGGTGAGAAAGGAATTGTGAAAGGAGTTTTCGGCTGGCCAGCCATTCATACAAGAGGAATCAGTTCCAACGAACCGGTTCCGAAACTTGAAAACATCTTTATCGACTGCGGTGCGACCACCAAACAGGAAGTAGAAGATTTGGGCGTTTTCGTAGGCTGCATGATTACTTATCCTGATGAGTTTTTCGAACTTAACGATAAATATTTCGTCTGTCGTGCACTTGACAACCGGATCGGAGGCTATATGATCGCTGAAGTGGCAAGAATGGTTCATGAAAACAAAGATCAACTTCCGTTCGGGCTTTATATTACCAATTCTGTACAGGAGGAAGTCGGTTTATATGGTGCTGATATGATTGCAGACACCATTAAACCCAACATCGCGATCATTACAGATGTTACTCACGACACCACCACCCCGATGATCGAAAAGAAAAAGGAAGGCGACCAGAAATGCGGGGCCGGACCGGTGGTTTTCTTTGCGCCAAGCGTTCATCATGTTATCCGTGAACTTATTGTGGAAACGGCGAAAGCTAAGGATATACCATTCCAGCGCGCGGCGGCAAGCCGTGCGACAGGAACCGATACTGATGCCTTCGCCCATTCGAACGGCGGCGTTCCTTCAGCATTGATCTCATTGCCTTTACGGTACATGCATACCACGGTAGAAATGGTTTCTAAAGAAGATGTTTCCAATGTCATTAAACTGATTTACGAAACGCTCCTGAAAATAAAACCCGATATGAATCTGAAATATCACTGA
- the rpe gene encoding ribulose-phosphate 3-epimerase, producing MKTKLIAPSLLSADFGNLQRDIEMLNGSQADWLHIDVMDGRFVPNISFGFPVMKTVQQYAKKFVDVHLMIVEPEKYIEEFINMGADLVSVHYEACTHLHRTISMIQDKGAKAGVVLNPATPVLMLEDIIADVDLVLLMSVNPGFGGQKFIENTYKKIAETKDLILSNNSTALIEVDGGVNLENAAKLFDAGADVLVAGNAVFSSESPERTIELLKI from the coding sequence ATGAAAACAAAATTAATCGCTCCGTCATTACTCTCGGCGGATTTTGGGAATCTGCAGCGGGATATCGAGATGCTCAACGGTTCGCAGGCAGACTGGCTTCACATCGACGTTATGGACGGAAGATTCGTGCCCAATATCTCCTTTGGATTTCCGGTGATGAAAACCGTACAGCAATACGCAAAGAAATTTGTAGATGTGCATCTGATGATTGTGGAGCCGGAAAAATATATTGAAGAATTCATCAACATGGGTGCAGATCTGGTGTCCGTGCATTACGAAGCATGTACCCATCTCCACCGTACGATCAGTATGATTCAGGACAAGGGCGCAAAAGCGGGTGTTGTACTTAATCCTGCGACTCCCGTTTTAATGCTGGAGGACATCATTGCTGATGTAGATCTGGTTCTGCTGATGAGTGTGAACCCCGGTTTTGGCGGGCAGAAATTCATCGAAAACACGTACAAGAAGATCGCTGAAACAAAGGATCTCATACTCTCAAACAATTCCACTGCGCTTATTGAGGTTGACGGAGGCGTAAATCTGGAAAATGCCGCAAAACTTTTCGATGCCGGTGCTGATGTACTCGTTGCGGGGAATGCGGTGTTCTCTTCCGAAAGCCCGGAACGCACCATAGAACTTTTGAAAATTTAA
- a CDS encoding nucleoside-diphosphate kinase has protein sequence MSGKITFTMIKPDAVADGHIGAILGKISEGGFKIKALKLTQLTVADAKKFYEVHAERPFYGELVDFMSSGPIVAAVLEKDNAVEDFRTLIGATNPAEAAEGTIRKMFARSIGENAVHGSDSDENALIEAAFHFSGREIF, from the coding sequence ATGTCAGGTAAAATTACATTCACCATGATTAAACCGGATGCAGTTGCAGATGGTCACATTGGTGCTATTTTAGGTAAAATTTCCGAAGGAGGTTTTAAGATCAAAGCTTTAAAATTAACTCAGCTAACTGTTGCTGATGCTAAGAAATTCTACGAAGTTCATGCTGAGAGACCTTTTTACGGGGAATTGGTAGACTTCATGAGTTCAGGACCAATCGTTGCAGCGGTTCTTGAAAAAGACAACGCTGTAGAAGATTTCAGAACGTTAATTGGTGCTACAAACCCTGCAGAAGCTGCAGAAGGAACCATCAGAAAAATGTTTGCAAGAAGCATTGGTGAAAACGCTGTTCACGGATCCGATTCTGATGAAAACGCTTTAATCGAAGCTGCTTTCCATTTTTCAGGAAGAGAAATTTTCTAA
- the rsgA gene encoding ribosome small subunit-dependent GTPase A, producing the protein MKGLITKSTGSWYQVLEQETGRFFEARIRGKFKLIKTRLTNPLAVGDRVEFSLEQDEVAWITKIEPKKNYLIRKSVNLSKEAHIIASNIDIACFIYTLRFPETSLGFLDRFLACCEAYNIKPLILFNKMDVLSDDDKEIVQNIEALYQNIGYHTLEISSYSKLNLELLQGIIKDQVSVFFGHSGSGKSTLVNALQPNLNLKTSEISATQLKGKHTTTFAQMHFWDFGGSVIDTPGVREFAMIDVEKEEIQHYFPEIFRVGRDCKFHNCMHINEPKCAVLNQLETGEIEETRYMTYLKLMEEAEENTAQ; encoded by the coding sequence ATGAAGGGTCTTATCACCAAATCTACGGGAAGCTGGTACCAGGTTTTAGAACAGGAAACAGGAAGATTCTTTGAAGCCAGAATCCGGGGTAAATTCAAACTCATTAAAACCAGACTTACCAATCCCTTGGCGGTAGGCGACAGAGTAGAGTTCTCCCTGGAACAGGATGAGGTCGCGTGGATTACGAAGATTGAACCGAAAAAGAATTACCTGATCCGCAAGTCGGTCAACCTTTCGAAAGAGGCGCATATCATTGCTTCGAATATTGATATTGCTTGCTTTATTTATACGTTAAGATTCCCGGAAACCTCCCTTGGATTTCTGGACCGTTTCCTCGCATGCTGCGAAGCCTACAACATTAAGCCGCTCATCCTTTTTAATAAAATGGACGTTTTAAGCGATGATGACAAAGAAATTGTTCAGAATATTGAGGCGCTTTACCAGAATATTGGGTATCACACTTTAGAGATCTCATCCTATTCTAAACTCAATTTAGAACTCCTTCAGGGCATCATCAAAGATCAGGTTTCGGTATTTTTCGGGCATTCCGGAAGCGGTAAATCTACTCTGGTCAATGCGCTGCAGCCCAATCTAAATCTTAAGACTTCAGAAATCTCGGCCACACAACTCAAAGGAAAACACACCACAACCTTTGCACAGATGCACTTTTGGGATTTTGGCGGAAGCGTTATTGATACCCCGGGTGTAAGGGAATTTGCGATGATTGACGTGGAGAAGGAAGAAATACAGCATTATTTTCCCGAGATTTTCCGGGTGGGGAGAGACTGTAAATTTCACAACTGCATGCACATCAACGAACCGAAATGCGCCGTACTTAATCAGCTTGAAACCGGCGAAATAGAGGAAACGCGATACATGACGTACCTGAAACTGATGGAAGAGGCAGAAGAAAATACTGCCCAATAA
- a CDS encoding Fic family protein — translation MNGFELLSDELLDAFRNEVGDRLLDSINDAGDSEIDVNYFDFYNAVSSVFSSKIEGEDIELDSFLKHKFLKVEFKPDYTLRADDLFAAYELLKIKELNLTNFLEAHAILTRNLLPKSQQGLLRNSPMVVMNSEGRIEYSATDPGLVKSEIDKLFHDIEIVLSLDLDELEVLYYSSQIHFWFVKIHPFYDGNGRAGRLLEKWFLVSHFNEKGFALQTEKNYYQDLPVYYKNLRKTGFEYEDTDFSKSLDFMLMSANAIISKNT, via the coding sequence ATGAACGGTTTTGAATTATTGAGTGATGAGTTGTTGGATGCTTTCAGGAATGAAGTCGGCGACCGCTTGCTCGATTCAATAAATGATGCAGGCGATTCTGAAATTGACGTAAATTATTTTGATTTTTACAATGCTGTTTCCTCTGTTTTTTCTTCTAAAATTGAAGGTGAAGACATAGAACTTGACAGTTTTTTGAAACATAAATTCTTAAAAGTAGAGTTTAAACCGGACTATACTTTGAGAGCAGATGATTTGTTTGCAGCCTACGAACTGTTGAAAATAAAAGAACTGAACCTCACTAATTTCCTGGAAGCACATGCGATATTAACCCGAAATTTACTGCCGAAATCGCAGCAGGGTCTGCTGCGAAATTCTCCGATGGTAGTAATGAATTCGGAGGGTAGGATCGAGTATTCAGCTACAGATCCAGGTCTCGTAAAAAGTGAAATTGATAAGCTCTTTCATGATATCGAAATAGTGTTATCGTTGGATTTAGATGAGTTAGAGGTCTTATACTACAGCTCGCAGATCCATTTCTGGTTCGTGAAAATTCATCCTTTTTATGATGGTAACGGGCGTGCGGGGAGACTGCTGGAAAAGTGGTTTTTAGTATCCCATTTTAACGAAAAAGGTTTCGCTCTTCAGACTGAGAAGAATTACTACCAGGATCTTCCCGTCTATTATAAAAATCTTAGAAAAACAGGATTTGAGTATGAAGACACCGATTTCTCAAAATCTTTAGATTTCATGCTTATGTCAGCAAATGCAATAATCAGTAAAAACACATGA
- a CDS encoding chorismate mutase: MDLQNLENSWLQDFPSPLMIAGPCSAESESQMLETARRIKESNAPVPVFRAGIWKPRTKPNGFEGVGVIGLNWLKKVKEEYGFKTATEVANAHHVAAALEADVDILWIGARSTVNPFTVQEIAEALKGTDKPVLVKNPVNPDLALWIGALERLLGQDVKNLGAIHRGFSTYQKTKYRNIPNWQIALDFKNQFPNIPMLVDPSHICGNRTGLAGIAQEALNVGYQGMIIETHCTPDEAWSDASQQITPEVLAELISNLQIRNSDISAFDDEMGRHRTLISDLDFQLIELLSHRMKISEKIGTLKKDNNIAIFQPDRWRVITEYANQKADETGMSQEFIEKVFKAIHEESIEIQNNI; the protein is encoded by the coding sequence ATGGACTTACAAAATTTAGAAAACAGCTGGCTTCAGGATTTTCCCAGCCCTTTAATGATAGCCGGCCCATGCAGCGCCGAAAGCGAATCGCAGATGCTTGAAACTGCCCGAAGAATCAAGGAATCCAACGCACCGGTTCCGGTTTTCCGAGCCGGAATCTGGAAGCCCAGAACCAAACCCAACGGCTTCGAAGGGGTAGGGGTTATCGGCCTCAACTGGCTGAAAAAAGTAAAGGAAGAATACGGCTTCAAAACCGCTACCGAAGTGGCCAACGCCCATCATGTCGCTGCCGCTTTGGAGGCTGATGTAGATATTTTATGGATTGGTGCACGCTCAACCGTAAATCCATTCACCGTTCAGGAAATAGCTGAAGCGCTGAAAGGAACCGACAAACCGGTATTGGTAAAGAATCCTGTAAACCCTGATCTTGCCTTATGGATTGGCGCCCTTGAAAGACTTTTAGGTCAGGATGTTAAAAACCTTGGAGCAATACACCGTGGTTTTTCAACCTATCAGAAAACAAAATACAGAAATATCCCGAACTGGCAGATTGCACTGGATTTTAAGAATCAGTTTCCCAATATTCCGATGTTGGTAGACCCGTCGCATATCTGCGGGAACAGAACAGGCCTTGCCGGAATCGCTCAGGAAGCATTAAACGTCGGCTATCAGGGAATGATTATCGAAACACACTGCACTCCGGACGAGGCCTGGAGCGATGCCTCGCAGCAGATTACACCGGAAGTTCTCGCTGAACTGATCAGCAATTTACAAATCAGAAACTCCGATATTTCTGCCTTTGATGATGAAATGGGGCGGCACCGTACGCTGATTTCCGATCTCGATTTCCAGCTTATTGAACTGCTTTCTCACAGAATGAAGATTTCAGAAAAAATCGGAACGCTGAAAAAGGACAATAACATTGCCATCTTCCAGCCAGACCGCTGGAGAGTAATCACCGAATACGCCAACCAGAAAGCAGATGAAACAGGAATGTCTCAGGAATTCATCGAAAAGGTTTTCAAAGCCATCCATGAGGAGTCGATTGAAATTCAGAATAATATTTAA
- the dnaX gene encoding DNA polymerase III subunit gamma/tau has product MENFVVSARKYRPQEFDTVVGQAHITDTLEHAIEENQLAQALLFCGPRGVGKTTCARILARKINERDGSTSEDGFAYNIFELDAASNNSVEDIRELTDQVRFAPQVGKYKIYIIDEVHMLSSAAFNAFLKTLEEPPAHAIFILATTEKHKIIPTILSRCQIYDFKRITIEDIQSHLKNIAAKENITYEDDALYLIAQKADGALRDALSIFDRLSTFTQKNITLAKAAEVLNILDYDQYLNIVDLAHENRIPDVLFAFNEIVKKGFDAHIFIAGLGSHFRDLMMAQNPHTLNLIEVGDKTKARFSEQSKKWNAQQLIDAIEICNHADINYKNSKNPRLTVEIALMQLSSLTAAGTEVKKKSI; this is encoded by the coding sequence ATGGAAAATTTCGTCGTTTCTGCAAGAAAATACCGCCCCCAGGAGTTCGATACTGTCGTGGGGCAGGCCCATATTACAGATACGCTCGAACACGCCATTGAAGAAAACCAGTTAGCCCAGGCGCTCTTGTTTTGTGGTCCTAGAGGGGTGGGTAAAACCACCTGTGCGAGAATCCTGGCCCGTAAGATCAATGAACGCGACGGTTCCACTTCCGAAGACGGTTTTGCCTACAATATCTTCGAACTCGATGCCGCTTCCAACAACTCCGTGGAAGACATCCGCGAACTGACGGATCAGGTGCGTTTTGCCCCACAGGTAGGGAAGTACAAGATTTATATCATTGATGAGGTGCACATGTTGTCCTCAGCGGCGTTCAACGCTTTCCTGAAGACACTTGAAGAACCGCCTGCACACGCGATCTTTATCCTTGCGACGACAGAGAAGCACAAGATCATTCCTACCATTCTGTCCCGTTGTCAGATTTACGATTTCAAAAGAATTACGATTGAAGACATTCAGAGTCACCTGAAAAACATCGCAGCAAAGGAAAACATCACTTATGAAGACGATGCCCTTTACCTGATTGCCCAGAAAGCCGACGGCGCACTGCGCGACGCGCTTTCCATATTCGACAGACTTTCTACATTTACCCAGAAAAACATTACCCTCGCCAAAGCCGCCGAGGTACTCAATATTCTTGATTACGACCAGTATCTCAACATCGTAGATCTGGCGCATGAAAACAGGATTCCCGATGTGCTATTCGCTTTCAACGAAATTGTGAAAAAAGGTTTTGACGCGCATATCTTCATTGCAGGATTGGGCAGCCATTTCCGTGATTTGATGATGGCGCAGAATCCTCATACGTTAAACCTGATTGAAGTAGGCGACAAAACCAAAGCAAGATTCTCCGAACAGAGCAAAAAGTGGAATGCCCAGCAGCTCATTGATGCGATTGAAATCTGTAACCATGCCGACATCAATTACAAAAACTCCAAGAATCCAAGGCTAACGGTAGAAATTGCTTTAATGCAGCTTTCGTCTCTGACAGCCGCAGGAACTGAGGTTAAAAAAAAAAGTATCTGA